The following DNA comes from Thermomicrobiales bacterium.
TTGACCTCGTCGAGGTCTAGGCCCCGCACAGCCCGAGAGGAACCGCCATGCCCAACATCACCGTCGACTCGGTGCCCGGTGTCGCACTGGTCGACGTCCGCCACCTGCTGCCCCGCCGCGCGCCGGACGACACGACGCCGGCCGGGCCGCGCGAGCGCGTGCCGCTCAACGAGAAGTGCGGCGTCGTCATCCACTACTCCGGCCCGCCGGTCGCCAACCGCGCCGATACGTTGGCCGTCCTGCGCTCCGAAGCGCGCTACCACGTCGAGAAGAGCTGGTCGCGCGCCGGCGAGCCGCCGCTTTACGGCGATGGCCTGATGTACCACGTCGCGGTCGGCGACGACGGGACCTGCTACCTGTGCCGCAACCTCGACGCCGTCCTCTGGCACTGCGGTGCCTGGCCACAGAACGCCACCGCACTCTCCGTGCATGTCCCGATCGGCGGGACGCAGCGCGCGACCGACGCGCAGATCGCCGCGCTCACGACACTCGTCGATGCCTGGCGCGCCGCTACCGACACGCGGGTCGATGAGGTCTGGGGCCACCAGGAGCTATCGCCGACCGACTGCCCCGGCACGCTGATGGACGACTTCGTCCTGCCGTATCGGGCCGGGACGCTGACGCCGACGATTGAGCAGCACTGGTTCGTCGAGACCGGCCACAGCGTCGGCGGCGCATTCTGGCGCTTCTGGCAAGCCAATGGCGGCCTCCCTGTCTTCGGCTACCCCCTCACCGACGAGCTGACCGAGGCCGGCCAGACCGTCCAGTACTTCGAACGCGCTGTGTTCGAGTGGAACCCCGACAACCCTGAGCCACACAAGGTCCTGCTGCGCCGTCTCGGCGCGGACGCACTCGCCCGGCGCTAGCCGGAAAGGAGTCCAGATGGATGCGATCAACCTGCCGATCTACACCCTCACTCTGCCGCTCACCCTCGGCCTCGTCCAGCTCGCCAAGAGCGCCGGTCTGTCGACTCGCTGGGCCGGGCTGGCTGCCGTCGTCATCGGCGCGCTGGCCGGACTCTTCGCCAACCTGGCCGGTGCGGAGCCGGTAAGCATCGCCAACGCCACGCTCACCGGCATCGTCGCCGGGCTCTCCGCAGCCGGTGTCTGGTCTGGCACGCGGGCCGGTGTGCGCACGCAGTAACGTCCCTTATCGTGGCGCAAACATCGCTTGCCGATCCTGTGTAATGGACGTACGATGCAGGTTGGCACCGATGGAAAGGACAAGCGTGTGGAACCACGAATGAGGGCCATGCAGGCAAACCCCGAGGTGACAAAGCCGATGATGGCAATGGGGCAGGCCGTCCACGAGAGCGGCCTCGATCCAATGCTGATCGGGCTGATCGAAATCCGGGCCTCACAGATCAACGGGTGCGGTTTCTGAATTGACATGCACACGATCGATGCCCGTGAGGCAGGCGAGAAAGAACACCGGATTTATCTGCTCAATGCCTGGCGCGAAGCGCCCTACTACACCGACGCCGAACGTGCCGCCCTCGAGCTGACCGAGGCCGTCACCCTCATCTCCCAGAACGGCGTCCCCGATGATCTCTACGAACGTGTCCGCCAGCACTACGATGAAGCGCAGTACGTCGCGCTGCTGATGACGATCAACGCGATCAACTGCTGGAACCGCCTCCAGATCTCGACGTTAACCGGCGCTGGGCACTACAAGCCCCACCTGCGCCGCTAATAGCCAAACGCTTCTTTGCCAGCCGACCCCCGTCCGATGACATGGATGGGGGCCGGCTGGCGTCTGTCTGGCGCAACGAGCCACCGTCGATTCCTCCGTACGGACAGGACCCGGCCTGTCCTCGCCGTGAGGCGACACCCCCGCGCCAAACAGATGCGCGCCGGATCGGCACGATCCATACGTTGGGGGTCCGATCAAAGGCCGCCAGACACGCCTGAATCACCCACGTTCGTTGCGGCCGTGGACATGTAGGGGCGTATCGCATACGCCCGTTTTGGCCTCGACCCGTTCCGATCGGCAGCCACGGCGTGCAGGTGCCCATGTTGGATGGTCGTGTATCGCATACGCCCGTTTGGCCCCCAACCCGTTCCGATCGGCAGCCACCACGCGCGATCTCCCGCGCCAACGGGTCGTGTATCCGGCCGGGCGTATGCGATACGCCCCTACATTTCGGGCCAACACGATGGCGATGCATCGAGACTGCCATCATCCACGCGGGGGCGTCGCCTCACGGCGATGACAGCGCGAGCGCTGTCCTACGAAGGCGTTGAACGCCGTTTCATTCGTCGGCGCGCTGCACATCAGTCGCCTCATTCGCCCAGAAGCACTCACCGATAATCATGCGATGTCACCATCAGGCGCGCTTGGGGTTCGTTTTCGGCGTCGGATTCGGGCGCGGGTGGCGGTGCCATCTGGATCGGGAGCAGGCGCTGAGCCACGACGTTGATCGTATCCCCCTGCCGCTCCAGCCGCCCCTGCACCTCCAGCACCGGCGATGTGCGCAGCGTCAGCCGCTCGCGCTCATACAGCGACTGGTGGACGACGATGTTCGTCAGCCCCGTCTCGTCCTCCAGCAGCAGGAACGTCACCCCCTTCGCCGTCGCCGGTCGCTGCCGACAGACAACGAGGCCCGCCGTCCGAATCCGCCGCCCGTGCTGCGCTTCGGCCACCTGCGTCGCCGTCAGGATGGCGCGGTCCAGCTGCGTGCGCAGGAGCAGCAGCGGGTGCCACTGAGCCGATAGCCCGGTGATGTCGTAGTCGGCGCACAGCTTGTCCCAGGCCGAGAACGGCGGTAGCTCGACCGCATCCTGCTCGATCGGGATCGCCAGCCCGAGCTGCTGCACCCGCTCGCCCCCCTGCCCCCGCAGGCGCACCGGCGGCTGGAGCAGCCCCAGCTGCCAGAGCAGCTCGCGCCGCCGCAGGCCCGTCCAGTCGAACGCACCGACGGTGATCAGCCGATCGACGATCTCGCGGCGCACCTCGACGCGCCGCATCAGGTCGCTCAGCGAGCGGAACGGGCCATCCATTCGACGGCTCTCGACGATCGCGGCCGCCTCCTCATCGCGCATCCCTTTGACGTAGCCCAGCCCGATTCGGATCGAACGCCCGGCGACGGAGCAGCCCGCCTCGCTCTCGTTGACATCCACCGGCAGCACACGCAAGCCCAGCCGCTTGGCATCGCCGATCAGCGTGTGCGGCGGATAGAAGCCCATCGGTTGCTCGTTCAGCACCGCGCAAGTGAACTCAGCCGGGAAGTAGTAGCGCAGCCAGCACGACTGATAGGCCAGCACCGCGAACGAGACGGAGTGGGCCTTCGGGAATCCGTAGGCGGCGAAGGCGGCGATCTTCTCGAAGACCGTCTCGGCGACCTCCTCGCTCACCCCCTTCGCCAGCACTCCGTTCCGGAAGTCATCCCACAACTCCGTCATCGCGCCGTGCGACCGCTTGCGGCTCATCGCGCGCCGCAGGCGGTCGGCCTGCCCGGGCGTGAAGCCGGCCAGCGCCATCGCCACCTGCAGGATCTGCTCCTGATAGAGGATGACGCCGTAGGTCTCCTTCAGCGCAGGCTCAAGCAACGGGTGATCGTAGGTGATCTCCGGCTTGCCGGTCAGCCGATACTGCTCGCGGGCCCGAATCCAGGGTTTGGTCGCACCGCCGACGATCGGCCCCGGCCGGACAATCGCCACCTGGACGACCAGGTCCTCCAGCGTCTCCGGCTTGGTCTTGAGCAGCGTCTGAATCTGCGCCCGACTCTCGATCTGGAAGGTGCCGACCGTATCGCCGCGCTGGATCATCTCGAAGACGTCCGGGTCCTTGAAATCGATCCGGCTGAGATCGACCAGCTCCTTGCCCTGTCCGGCGATCAGGTCGAGGCAGCCCTCGACGGCGCTGAGCATTCCCAGCCCCAGCACGTCGATCTTGACGAAGCGGGCATCGCCGCAGGTGTCCTTGTCCCACTGGATCAGGTGCCGACCCTCCATCGCCGCTGGCTGCATCGGCACCAGCTCGCTCAGCGGCTGCGAGGCAACGACCATCCCGCCGGAGTGCTGGCCGACGTGGCGCGGCATCCCGGCAATCTGCTCCGACAGCGCCGCCAGATGCTCCCAGAGCGGCGATTCGGGATGCGGCACATCGGGAACACGCGCCAGATGCTCGCCAACCCCACGCGCCGACCGCCCCTCCCCCAGCTTCGCCAGCCGGTCCAGCACCTGCAGCGGCAGACCGAGCGCCTTGCCGACATCCCGAATGGCGCTGCGAATCTGGTACGTCGCATAGGTGCAGACCAGCCCGACCCGATCCGGGTAGACCTCATACAGCCGCTCGATCAGCGCCGCCCGGATATCGCGCGGGAAATCCAGATCGATGTCGGGGACGTCGGTCAGGTCCTCGTGCAGAAAGCGGCCCAGGAAGAGATCGTGCTGCACCGGATCGACGTGCGATAGCCCCAGCAAGTAGCAGACAACCGAGCTGACCGACGAGCCGCGCCCCCGCCCCGGCGGCATGTTCCCGACCCGCCGCGCAATGCTCTGCCCACGGATTTCGTCGGCCACCTGATTCGCCAGCCGCATGATGTCCGCATAGGTCAGGAAGAAGCCAGCCAGCTGATGACGGCGGATCAGCGCCAGCTCCTCCTCCAGCCGGGCGATCGCCTTCGGGTCGTCGCCATAGCGCTCGGCCAGCAGACGACGGGTGGTGCGCCCCAGCCGGTCGTCGGGGGTGTCGCCGTCATCGACGGCATAGTCGGGGAAGCGATACTCCAGATTGCGCGCCAGATTGAACCCTCGGCAGCGCTCAGCGATGACCAGCGTGTTGGAGATAGCCTCCGGGTAGAGGCGGAATCGACGCCGCATCACCTCAGCGCCAACCATGTACCACTCGCCGTTGATCCGCCGGACGTGGGCTGCGCCATCGAGGCTCGTCTTGTGTCGGATGGCAACCAGTGTGTCCTGCAGCGCCACCCGCTCCGGTCGGTGATAGTGGACATCGCCGGTCGCGACGATGCCCAGCCCCGCCTCGTCCGCCAGCGCGGCCAGCCGCGCCGTGCGACGGCGGTCGCCACGCACCAGATTACGCTGCAGCTCAACAAAGACGTTCTCCGCCCCGAACCAGCTGCGGAACTGACGCAGCAGTCGCCGCGCTCCGGCCAGATCGTCGGCATCGACGCGGCGGCAGAGCTCCGATTGTCGACAGCCGGTCAGCAGAATCAGTCCCTCGTGATGCTCGGCAAGTGCCTCGATCGGGACCGCCGGCACCGTCCGCTCACCGG
Coding sequences within:
- a CDS encoding N-acetylmuramoyl-L-alanine amidase; translated protein: MPNITVDSVPGVALVDVRHLLPRRAPDDTTPAGPRERVPLNEKCGVVIHYSGPPVANRADTLAVLRSEARYHVEKSWSRAGEPPLYGDGLMYHVAVGDDGTCYLCRNLDAVLWHCGAWPQNATALSVHVPIGGTQRATDAQIAALTTLVDAWRAATDTRVDEVWGHQELSPTDCPGTLMDDFVLPYRAGTLTPTIEQHWFVETGHSVGGAFWRFWQANGGLPVFGYPLTDELTEAGQTVQYFERAVFEWNPDNPEPHKVLLRRLGADALARR
- a CDS encoding carboxymuconolactone decarboxylase family protein, yielding MQVGTDGKDKRVEPRMRAMQANPEVTKPMMAMGQAVHESGLDPMLIGLIEIRASQINGCGF
- a CDS encoding carboxymuconolactone decarboxylase family protein, giving the protein MGQAVHESGLDPMLIGLIEIRASQINGCGFUIDMHTIDAREAGEKEHRIYLLNAWREAPYYTDAERAALELTEAVTLISQNGVPDDLYERVRQHYDEAQYVALLMTINAINCWNRLQISTLTGAGHYKPHLRR
- a CDS encoding error-prone DNA polymerase → MCSAPDAGYVELHAHSCFSLLDGASFPDELVATAVELGLPALALTDHDNLHAALDFANIANAAGLQPITGAELTLIDGTHLTLLVESVVGYRNLCRLITIAHYTGERTVPAVPIEALAEHHEGLILLTGCRQSELCRRVDADDLAGARRLLRQFRSWFGAENVFVELQRNLVRGDRRRTARLAALADEAGLGIVATGDVHYHRPERVALQDTLVAIRHKTSLDGAAHVRRINGEWYMVGAEVMRRRFRLYPEAISNTLVIAERCRGFNLARNLEYRFPDYAVDDGDTPDDRLGRTTRRLLAERYGDDPKAIARLEEELALIRRHQLAGFFLTYADIMRLANQVADEIRGQSIARRVGNMPPGRGRGSSVSSVVCYLLGLSHVDPVQHDLFLGRFLHEDLTDVPDIDLDFPRDIRAALIERLYEVYPDRVGLVCTYATYQIRSAIRDVGKALGLPLQVLDRLAKLGEGRSARGVGEHLARVPDVPHPESPLWEHLAALSEQIAGMPRHVGQHSGGMVVASQPLSELVPMQPAAMEGRHLIQWDKDTCGDARFVKIDVLGLGMLSAVEGCLDLIAGQGKELVDLSRIDFKDPDVFEMIQRGDTVGTFQIESRAQIQTLLKTKPETLEDLVVQVAIVRPGPIVGGATKPWIRAREQYRLTGKPEITYDHPLLEPALKETYGVILYQEQILQVAMALAGFTPGQADRLRRAMSRKRSHGAMTELWDDFRNGVLAKGVSEEVAETVFEKIAAFAAYGFPKAHSVSFAVLAYQSCWLRYYFPAEFTCAVLNEQPMGFYPPHTLIGDAKRLGLRVLPVDVNESEAGCSVAGRSIRIGLGYVKGMRDEEAAAIVESRRMDGPFRSLSDLMRRVEVRREIVDRLITVGAFDWTGLRRRELLWQLGLLQPPVRLRGQGGERVQQLGLAIPIEQDAVELPPFSAWDKLCADYDITGLSAQWHPLLLLRTQLDRAILTATQVAEAQHGRRIRTAGLVVCRQRPATAKGVTFLLLEDETGLTNIVVHQSLYERERLTLRTSPVLEVQGRLERQGDTINVVAQRLLPIQMAPPPAPESDAENEPQARLMVTSHDYR